The Brassica oleracea var. oleracea cultivar TO1000 chromosome C6, BOL, whole genome shotgun sequence genomic interval AAAGAAAAACATTAGCAAACGATATAGAGACTTAGGGGGAGAGATAGGTTAGAGTAGTACCGGTGAAGATGCATCAGGAAGAATCTTCTGGAGTTGTGAAAAAGCAAATTTTGCAGCTGATTCGTCAGACGTCTTCTCGATGTCTCTAGCGAGCTGACCAGCCGGCATGTAGACAAGAACAGGATGGTTTGTGGCTTTATGCAGGTTCAAGAAATAACTGCATCCATAGGAGGTTTCTGCAACCACTCCTAGAAACTCTACGTTTGGCCAAAACACATTGTCAAAGTTTAGTATAATCTTGTTCTCGATTCCTACACCGAGGTCGTTGATAGCTTCTTGTTTCCAATCCGGAAGCTTTGGTTCGAATTCTATAGTTCCTGACTTTAGGACGCCAAGAGGGAGCGCAATGACTGCAGCATCCGCAGCAAACGTATCTCCTTTCTCGGTAGTCACTTTCACTCCATTGTAGCGCCTGGCAATCTTGGTGACCCTGACAGAAACAAAAAGGCAGCAAAAAGGTTTAGCTGCAGATTCAAGAAATGGTCGAAACTGCTTTGAAAAAGGAATCTTTACCTGTGGTTTAGTCGAATATCAAGACCTTTCGAAAGAGTGTTGATGACAGGACGATACCCTCTAACCATAAGACCATGTCCACCAGGCAACAGTTCTTCCTGTGAATGTTTTAACTGGACATGTTAAAAATCTAAACATACCTCAACCACTAAACCGAGGACAGATTGCAATTTAGTTACTAACCTGGTCCCAACACTTTGCCGAGATGGTTTCAGCATCAGCAGCAAACCATCCTTCCATGCGGCACAAGTACCACTGAAGCACATTATGGGCAATCCCCTCCAATCTGGAAGAGGAAAAGAACTAAGTTTGAGAACACAACAAATAATAACAAAAATCAAAGTCTATATGTTTACATACCTCAGCTCAGGTGATCTCTTGAATACAATAGAAAAGGCTTGGGATATTGACATGTCTTCAACCTGCTCATCCCTGACTTTACAGATCTGCATTTTGTGAAACAAGTATCTAGTAAACCAAAGACACGCAGAATCTAGAAACATAACAAAAGAGAAACTGGACACCAAGAGTTAACACAAACCTCTTCTAGAATGTGCTCAAAAGTTTCGCCAACCTTGGTTACCAACTCCTGAGGAACTTGGTTGCCAGCTTTATCGAATAGAGCATAACTGCACAAAACAGAATCACACCGTGAGTGAATCTAAAAAAAAAGCTAGACGACTAACTAATAATTATAACTGGGAAATTTCAGAATTACACACCTCTCAAGATCGTGGTCATACAAGACAGAATTGTCACCGCTAGTACGATAAAGAGGTAATCCTAATCTCCCAATGACTGCAGCCAGAGGATTCTCTTTACAAACACCATGCAACCTATCACAGAACGAAGCTGACTAGTTAGCATCAATGACAAAAAAAAATCCAAGCTTCGAACAATGAGAAAGAAAGAAAGAAAGAAAGAAAGAGTCATGATTTTTACCAAGATGCACCCAAATCAACAGGAAAACCGAAAGAGTAATCAGTGTGAACTCGTCCACCAATCCTGTCACGAGACTCCAATAACACAACCTGAAAACGAAAGAAGACAAAGTATTAATATTCCTTCCTCGTCACAACATTGTAAGCTTAAAGACTTGCATCGCATTGAATCGTGTTTACAAACCTGAAAGGAAGCATCTTGAAGGGTGCGAGCAGCTGCGATACCAGCCATACCAGCTCCGATAACTATCACTGAAGGTGTTCTCTTCTTCTTCATCCTCTCCACGGTTGAGACAGAAGTATCTGAATACACCAACAACATATACAACAGTTCAGTGCCTAAGAGACTTAAACCCATTAAAATTATAATTCTTACAGAGCACAACAGAGTAATCTAGACAAACGAAAGCTAAATTCTTAACAGACATCATGATAATACTAAGACAAACCCAAAAAATAAATAAAAATAAATTCTTAACATGCATCACATGGCTTTAAGACTTAACCCAGAAAATAAAGATGATAAAGGTTAAGGAGTAACAGCAAGACCATATGCAACAGTTCAGGGCCTAAGAAGCTTAAAAGACCCATGAAAAAAAATCAAATTCTTACAGAACACAAAAGAGTTAAAAATCTAAACAAAACAAAAGCTAAATTCTTCAAAGGATCTACCTTTATTGAGCTGAGGAGGATCAGCTTTGCCATCGGAAGCCATGAATCAACAATGCACGTCGATTCAATTACTACTACTACTACTATTAAGCGATAAAGGATCTAACGATTTCTGCTCGAAAAGAAAGAGCGAAATTGGCAATTGAGGAGAAACACTAAGGATTGAGATCAGAAGATACGTCGTCGTATTGGAGTAGCAGCAGCTTGAAATCGATGATGATGCAAAATTCTGTATTCCAAACAATTTCATGCGATTCGGAGTTATATAGCTCCGGCGACGATCAGATTCGTATTACTGTGATTGAAGCGGACAATGAGGCAAACTCAGCAGAACACAGAAAGAGAGAGAGATTGAGGTTAAGGAGTCGCAGCTTTATTTATTTATTTTGTTTTGTTTTGTTTGATATTGCTGCGGTGGAGCGATTCTATTGGTTAGGTTATTTAATCTTATTTTAAACGTTTTTCTCCTAACTTTAATTTTGCGAATAAGATAGACTCATACACGCTCGAATATATAAATAGGATAAACTCGCTCTGGTTGAAAGACACGTGCCACCATAGGAGGGTAAAGTCGGTGGTTTTTGTAGACACCGGCCAAATAACTTGGGGCAACTGAAAAGCGAGTTCGTTAAAAAGGACTCATTAGTCATTACGTACACGAAGAAGAAATCACGTTAGGTTTTTTCTCTTTTAGAAAACACGTCAACTTTTTTGAATATTTGAATTTAGATAATCTTGATACAAATGATGAGTTACAAATCACGGAATATAATTATAACACTGGAATGTTTCAAAAAAAAAAAAAAAATTATAACACTGGAAAAACTAGTTTGAGAAAAGTATCTTTCTAGGTCAACTCAGCCTTTGAGACTCATGTTAAGAGAATCACATTATCAGCTAAATAATGTTGTATGCTTATTACTCATCCAGATGTAAAACAGAAACTGATAAAACTGTTTTGATATGTTGCAAGTATGACTAGCGCTAGTAGATCTTTGTAATACATTTCTTAAACTCCAACTTCATGTGTATGCCTCCCTCCAAAAATAGATAACCATCTTGTAAAATAATACTCAATAGTAACAATTTGTCGCGTTAGTCGATTTTACCCATACAAGAATGTCGGTGGTAACGGGAGTCGACAGTTGACTATGTTGTCCCGCTTGAGACCCAAATATCAACATGTCCATAGGCAGTAGCACCGCCTACGTTTAAACTACACCGAGCGAGCTAGGGGACAAAATGATTCGGTGGTGCCACGAGTACTTAAACCAATCAAGATGGCCGAAACGTGCCCACTTGTCCGACAACTAATTGATTAGTTGATGGGACCACCACCACCGTTGGATCTTGTTCTGAGGAGCTATTGCTCGATTTCTAGAGGTGGTTTCTGATATGTTACCTTATCTGAACACACTCTCGAGCCTTGCGTTGACCAAGGAACGGGTGTTTTTCTCAAATCACGCATCTTTGTAATCAATCAGAAAAACCCAAATTTGAGTCATAGCGGCTTTTGCATTCTGGAAATACTGAAATACATTACTGGGCTTTATATCAAGGGCCCAAATAAGCTGAAAATTCAAAATTTCAGGAAAGGGCCAAGATAAACCCTAGTCCTATAAGAGACCGTTTGAAACCTTCAGGCTGCGGTGGCGGCGATGCAGGTAGACGGGTTATCGGCGGAGGGTGGAAGGGTTGAAAGGCTAGAAGCGGCGGAGAAGTATGTGGATAAGAAACAAATCGACCTGAGGGGAACATGATGCCCTTCCGTTATTTTATAGTTTTCAATCTGAATTTCAATTCCGCCGCTCGCTTTTTCTTGCTTCTACCACCGCTTTTCCCGTCGCTCCGATCTGCTACGCCGCCGACCTTGTGATGATCAGTTCTGAAGGTCCATAACCATAACAAGTTTCTTCTCAAAAGTTCAGAGGTACTTAACTGAGGTTTTCAATAGTTTTGTGTCCTTTTGAAATTCTTGGATTTATGTAATTAGTTGACTCTTTCACGAGTTTGACCTTTTCCTGTTTTTTATTTAATCATGCGTATAATTTAAATAAAACTTGCTTGAATTTTACAAAATTCAGAATGTGTGTGTTTTTATAAATTAACTAGATTGGGTATATTTTTTGTTTTACATTTTTTTATAAATTTAACTTTTCATATTTGTGTTTTTTTATAATCATATTTGTGTTTTGTTTGTAATCTATTTATGTAAAATATTTTTTTAAATGGTAGTAAGGAATTTTGATAATTGTATTGAATTTGTGATGTTGCATAAATATACACTTGTGCCATATTAATTTCACACATTAATTTTATACTTTATTCCTAAACAGTTATTTTTTAAAATAACAGAGTATGGTTACAATTTTGTTTAGTAATTAAATAGTAATTAAATTGATAAAATTATATTTTTTATTTAAATTTTCATGATTTAATTTTTTTTTTTTGATCAACAATTTTAATTTCATATATAATGATAATAACGTTATTATTTTAATTGTTTTTAGAGGTTACAAAATATGTATTTAATTACATATATTAATTATCTTTCAAATATTAAACCGTAAATAGTAATTTCTATTTTTTAAAAATAAACTACGCATGGCTTTGTTTAGATTGGACTCTATAATTATTTTTCTTTTCTTCGTAGCCCGATCAAGAGTATCATAATCTCACCCGTTCTCTGTGTAAGAAGTTAAAGTATATATTTGAAAAAAGTATTATTTATTTTATAAAAAAAAACTATTTACGGTTTTGTTAAGATTGCACTCAAATATTGTTTTAAGTAATAAGCTTGTACAACATAGTGTTATATAGTCTTAAGATTGCCGTGAAATATTAAAGTTATACATGAAGTCTATGTTTATGTATATAATGTAAAGCCATAGAATTATTATAGTACATGTACAGTGTTAAACCTATTCACAGTAACTTGTGCTCATAAAGAATGACATACATATCATTTTGTCTCCTGAATCTCATAAATTGTTGAAAAATTGTCTACTTGCAGGTTTGATCTGAGCTATGAAGAAAAGGAGAACAATGCCTTACTGTAAACAAATTCATTGCGTTATGATCTACAGATTAGGCCGTAAAAATTTTGAGAAAGAGATAGAGTTTTCCATATTGATCATAGCCTTTTGAAAATTGGGTGAAGTTCAGTCATCAATGTTGATAATAGCCTTTAGAACATTACGACTATTTACCGTATGCTGCAGCAGTTCCTAACTTTCAATAGGTTCAACACAATATCTATGAGGGCAATGAATAGAATGAGTGAAATTGTGGTTCAACTCGATATTTGTTTAAAAAAAAACGGTTTTACACGCAGGTTATGCAGATATTTGAAATTGCAGAGGCTGTTTTTCATTATCTGGGTTTAATAGGATGAGTCGAGGAGAAATCAATCACGATCCTTGGATACACGAAAAAGGCAAATACATAAATCCAACTGTTTTTTAATTAAGAGAAACGTAACTAACTGTTCGTAGTTGGATAGAAGATCGTGGTTTATATTAAATAGATTATATATAATTATATAAAAGTTGATTTTTTTTTTTTAAAAAGTTAAGTGGACATAACATATATCAATTGATCATGTTGTTGTTTTAAAATATTTTCATGAGAAGCAAATAATAATAAAAGTAGAATGTTTTTTTCGTCCAATAAAAACTTGATGAAAGTCAAAATCAAATCATTTTGTTCTTTTTTTTTATATATATTTGTTTGTATTGACTTGGAATAGTGTTTACAATGAAAAGTATCAAACTTTTCTCCGGGCAACTTCTATCTTCGTACGTTTCTTGCTGAATGTATTTTATGATGGTTATTAGTTGTAAGTTGTGATCAGTACTAATTAGCCGAATCAGATGCTAGTAACGTTTTTTTTTTTTGTGTTGAGTGATTCTCTTACTCTATAATATTATCGTGATTATCATCTCAAAATTTGGCTTATGTTCATGATTTGTTTTGATACTAGGGTAATTTTTGTTTTCAATTTCTTTTTGGTTTTCAGTAAATATATAAATTATTGTAAGTAGACATTTATTTGGTTGGTCAAAGTCAAAGAGATTCAGAGAGAACGTAAAGGACTCGTCTCTTGCAGTCAAGTCGTTAACTACACAAAACTCGACTTAATTTAAAATTGATCTCTGATTGAATAGTATGGTTGTAAGTTATCACCGGTCAACTTTGACGTCTTTGATTGATACTATAATAAGTTTAAACCACACTTAAGAGTCCATAATGCGTTATTTGCTAACTATATTATAGTCTCACGAGGTCTATTTTATTTTAACATGCACCACAAAAAAGGTAGTAGATCAATAGTAGTTGATATGTAGCGACTAACGACTTTTTCTTCGCAAAAATAATCTAATTGTTTGGTTTGGCGGTCAAACTAGTATTTTTCAACAGATTTGTTACTAATATGAAATTTCAAAGCTCTACTTTTTGATTTTAGCATTTTTTATTAGGTAAAGATTTTGAATGATGTCCTAATATCCCCCAATCAAATTCTGTTTAGTGACGAATAAA includes:
- the LOC106296723 gene encoding polyamine oxidase 3 gives rise to the protein MASDGKADPPQLNKDTSVSTVERMKKKRTPSVIVIGAGMAGIAAARTLQDASFQVVLLESRDRIGGRVHTDYSFGFPVDLGASWLHGVCKENPLAAVIGRLGLPLYRTSGDNSVLYDHDLESYALFDKAGNQVPQELVTKVGETFEHILEEICKVRDEQVEDMSISQAFSIVFKRSPELRLEGIAHNVLQWYLCRMEGWFAADAETISAKCWDQEELLPGGHGLMVRGYRPVINTLSKGLDIRLNHRVTKIARRYNGVKVTTEKGDTFAADAAVIALPLGVLKSGTIEFEPKLPDWKQEAINDLGVGIENKIILNFDNVFWPNVEFLGVVAETSYGCSYFLNLHKATNHPVLVYMPAGQLARDIEKTSDESAAKFAFSQLQKILPDASSPIHYLVSRWGSDINSLGSYSYDIVNKPHDLYERLRVPLDNLFFAGEATSTSYPGSVHGAYSTGLLAAEDCRMRVLERYGELEHEIEEEAPASVPLLISRM